A region from the Hippopotamus amphibius kiboko isolate mHipAmp2 chromosome 15, mHipAmp2.hap2, whole genome shotgun sequence genome encodes:
- the TUBB4A gene encoding tubulin beta-4A chain produces MREIVHLQAGQCGNQIGAKFWEVISDEHGIDPTGTYHGDSDLQLERINVYYNEATGGNYVPRAVLVDLEPGTMDSVRSGPFGQIFRPDNFVFGQSGAGNNWAKGHYTEGAELVDAVLDVVRKEAESCDCLQGFQLTHSLGGGTGSGMGTLLISKIREEFPDRIMNTFSVVPSPKVSDTVVEPYNATLSVHQLVENTDETYCIDNEALYDICFRTLKLTTPTYGDLNHLVSATMSGVTTCLRFPGQLNADLRKLAVNMVPFPRLHFFMPGFAPLTSRGSQQYRALTVPELTQQMFDAKNMMAACDPRHGRYLTVAAVFRGRMSMKEVDEQMLSVQSKNSSYFVEWIPNNVKTAVCDIPPRGLKMAATFIGNSTAIQELFKRISEQFTAMFRRKAFLHWYTGEGMDEMEFTEAESNMNDLVSEYQQYQDATAEEGEFEEEAEEEVA; encoded by the exons ATGCGGGAGATCGTGCACCTGCAGGCCGGCCAGTGCGGCAACCAGATCGGAGCCAAG TTTTGGGAGGTGATCAGTGATGAGCACGGCATCGATCCCACTGGCACATACCATGGCGACAGTGACCTGCAGCTGGAGAGAATCAATGTGTACTACAATGAGGCCACAG GAGGAAATTATGTCCCCAGAGCCGTGCTGGTGGACCTTGAGCCGGGCACCATGGACTCTGTCCGCTCAGGCCCCTTCGGCCAGATCTTTCGTCCTGACAACTTTGTGTTTG GCCAGTCCGGAGCCGGCAACAACTGGGCCAAGGGCCACTACACGGAGGGCGCCGAGCTGGTGGACGCCGTCCTGGACGTGGTCCGGAAGGAGGCGGAGAGCTGCGACTGCCTGCAGGGCTTCCAGCTGACCCACTCGCTGGGCGGGGGCACAGGGTCCGGGATGGGGACCCTCCTCATCAGCAAGATCCGCGAGGAGTTCCCGGACCGCATCATGAACACCTTCAGCGTGGTGCCCTCACCCAAGGTGTCGGACACGGTGGTGGAGCCCTACAACGCCACCCTGTCGGTACACCAGCTGGTGGAGAACACGGACGAGACCTACTGCATCGACAACGAGGCGCTGTACGACATCTGCTTCCGCACCCTGAAACTGACCACCCCCACCTACGGGGATCTCAACCACCTGGTGTCGGCCACCATGAGCGGGGTCACCACCTGCCTGCGCTTCCCAGGCCAGCTCAACGCCGACCTGCGCAAGCTGGCGGTGAACATGGTGCCCTTCCCGCGCCTGCACTTCTTCATGCCCGGCTTCGCGCCGCTGACCAGCCGGGGCAGCCAGCAGTACCGGGCGCTGACAGTCCCCGAGCTCACCCAGCAGATGTTCGACGCCAAGAACATGATGGCCGCCTGCGACCCGCGCCACGGCCGCTACTTGACCGTGGCCGCCGTGTTCCGGGGCCGCATGTCCATGAAGGAGGTGGACGAGCAGATGCTGAGCGTGCAGAGCAAGAACAGCAGCTACTTCGTGGAGTGGATCCCCAACAACGTGAAGACGGCCGTGTGCGACATCCCGCCCCGCGGCCTGAAGATGGCCGCCACCTTCATCGGCAACAGCACGGCCATCCAGGAGCTGTTCAAGCGCATCTCGGAGCAGTTCACGGCCATGTTCCGGCGCAAGGCCTTCCTGCACTGGTACACGGGCGAGGGCATGGACGAGATGGAGTTCACCGAGGCCGAGAGCAACATGAACGACCTGGTGTCCGAGTACCAGCAGTACCAGGACGCCACGGCGGAGGAGGGCGAGTTCGAGGAGGAGGCCGAGGAGGAGGTGGCCTAG
- the TNFSF9 gene encoding tumor necrosis factor ligand superfamily member 9, with the protein MLSSTHAAPDPEAQRPPAPSGRSCRPLPWALNVALLLLSTAACTACLVRAWAAPGAPASPVPGSVPSPRLPEDLELTPGARARLPNSPQGVFAQLVVPDGVQLTEGPVQWYSEPGMAGVTLAPGVSYDKHTHELVVAEAGVYYVFLHLALKRVMPRNSNSSGLVSANLHLHPSQAGAATLALTLDLSSSHSGNSVAGFRNGLLHLDARQRLSLHLHSEVRDPRAWKLSAEATVLGLFRVATPVPTGQPLPQLT; encoded by the exons ATGCTCTCCAGCACCCACGCCGCCCCGGACCCCGAGGCCCAGCGGCCGCCCGCGCCCTCAGGCCGCTCCTGCCGCCCGCTGCCCTGGGCCCTGAACGTCGCGCTGCTGCTTCTCTCCACCGCCGCCTGCACCGCCTGCCTGGTGCGCGCCTGGGCCGCGCCCGGGGCCCCGGCCTCTCCGGTCCCTGGCTCCGTGCCCAGCCCGAGACTCCCTGAGGACCTGGAGCTGACGCCTGGCGCCCGCGCCCGCCTCCCCAACTCTCCGCAG GGCGTGTTCGCGCAGCTGGTGGTGCCCGACGGTG TGCAGCTGACTGAAGGGCCCGTGCAGTGGTACAGCGAGCCGGGGATGGCAGGTGTGACCCTGGCGCCTGGCGTGAGCTACGACAAGCACACACACGAGCTGGTGGTGGCGGAGGCCGGCGTCTACTATGTTTTCTTGCACTTGGCACTGAAGCGCGTGATGCCCAGAAACAGCAACAGCTCGGGCTTGGTCTCCGCGAACCTGCACCTGCACCCTTCCCAAGCTGGGGCCGCCACCTTGGCCCTGACCTTGGACCTGTCATCCTCACACTCGGGGAACTCAGTGGCTGGTTTCCGGAACGGTCTGCTGCACCTGGATGCCCGACAGCGCCTGAGCCTCCACCTGCACTCCGAGGTTCGGGATCCTCGCGCCTGGAAGCTCTCCGCAGAGGCCACGGTCTTGGGTCTCTTCCGCGTGGCCACCCCAGTTCCCACTGGACAGCCCTTGCCACAGCTCACGTGA